TCCCTCATACCACTTCATAGGAAGCCTGGCTGTAGCCGACCTTCTGGGCAGTGTCATATTTGTGTACAGTTTCTTGGACTTCCATGTGCTGCACCGGAAGGACAGTCCCAATGTCTTTCTATTTAAACTCAGTGGAGTCATTGCCTCTTTCACTGCCTCTGTGGGAAGTCTCTTTCTCACGGCCATCGACCGCTATATCTCTATCCACAGGCCAATGGCTTACAAGCGGATCGTCACCAAGAACAAGGCTGTCATTGCCTTCTGCATGATGTGGACTATCTCCATCGTCATTGCGATTCTCCCCCTACTGGGCTGGAACTGTAAGCAACTGAACTCGGTGTGCTCAGACATTTTCCCGCTCATCGACGAGAAGTACCTGATGTTCTGGATAGGGATGACCAGTGTGCTGCTTCTGTTCATCATCTACGCCTACATGTTCATCCTGTGGAAGGCCCACCACCACACTGTGCGCATGATGAGCCGCAGCTCCCAGAAGAGCATCATTGTCTACACGGCAGATGGAACCAAGGCTCAGACCATGCGACCCGAGCAGACTCGCATGGACATCCGCCTGGCCAAGACCTTGGTGCTGATCCTGGTGGTCCTCATCATCTGCTGGGGCCCTGTGCTAGCCATCATGGTCTACGACCTCTTCTGGAAGATGAACAACGTTATCAAGACGGTCTTTGCCTTCTGCAGCATGCTCTGCCTGCTCAACTCCACCGTCAACCCTGTCATCTATGCACTGAGGAGTAAGGACCTGCGCCGGGCCTTCCTTAACATCTGCCGGACGTGCAGGGGATCTTCTCAACCACTGGACAACAGTGCTGAATCTGATTGCCATAGCAGGAGCATCAAAGGCACAGCCTACAAATCCACGGCTAGCTACGCAAACACCACTGTAAAAGTGGCCAAAGTCACCCTGTCGGTCTCCGCAGAGATGGTCTGAGAACCTTTCTGCCATCATGTGACTGTGAAGGTATCGACTGTGAAGAATTAATCTAGAATAGACACTACCCCAATTAGCGCTGCCCAGAAAGTTTTCCAACCATGAACTTTAAATTGAGCTTTGAAGTCTATGTAGCTGTAGCATAAAATAATGTAgattattatactgaacaaaaatataaatgcaacatgtaaagtgttggccccatgtttcatgagctgaaataaaacatctcagacattttccatacacacaaaaacctAACTTCTCTCAAATttagtgcacaaatttgtttagatCCCTGTTAGTAAacatttctccattgccaagataatccatccactttacaggtgtggcatatcaagaagctgattaaacagcatgatcattacacaggtgcaccttgtactggcgacaataaaaggccactctaaaatgtgtagttttgtcacacaacacaatgccacagatgcctaAATTTTTGaggaagcgtgcaattggcattctgactttaggaatgtccaccagagctgttgccagtaagctgcctccaacgttgttttagagaatttggcagtacttccaacagcctcacaaccgcagaccacgtgtaaccacgcgagcccaggacctccacatccggcttctttgatggccactggcacgctggagaagtgtgctcttcgtggatgaatcccggtttcaactttaccaggcagatggcattgtgtgggagagcggtttgctgatgtcaacgttgtgaacagagtgccccatgatggaagtggggttatggtatgggcaggcatacactacggacaacaaacacaatggtATTTTATCGAAGGGaatttcaatgcacagagataccgtgatgagatcctgaggcccattgtcatgccagtcatcatcacctcatgtttcagcatgataatgcacagccccatgtcacaaggatctgtacacatttcctggaagctgaaaatgtcccagttcttccatggcctgcatactcaccagaaatgtcacccattgagcatgttttggaCAATCTGGATCAACattgtgttccagttcctgccaatatgcaacttcgcacagccattgaagaggagtgagacaacattccacaggacacaatcaacagcctgataaactctatgcgaaggagatgtgtcgctctacatgaggcaaatggtggtcacagcagatactgactggttttctgatccacacccctaccttttttttaaagcatctgtgacaaacagatgcatatctgtattcccagtcatgtgaaatccatagattagggcctaatttatttatttcaattgactgatttacttatatgacctgtaacttagtaaaatctttgaaattgttgtatgttgtatttatatttttgttcagcgtaATTCAATGTTTTCAGAACCACTTCATTAATTTATTTTCATAGGGAAATAGTGACAATAAGCATTGTTTAACTGTACAGTTGTGTATTTAGTGTCATGCTGATCTGCCCTGACTGTATGGTTTGAGCCGTTAAAATGCTTCTAGGTGAAATTGGCTGCTCTTTCCACTgtaaattatattgtaaattaTTACATTGTGATGGTTTGTAGTTCTTGTCATAAAGTATGTTTTGTGAAACTGTTTTGATTgccttattttttaaatgatgtataATTGAGGGTCATGTTATTCCATACAAGAGTAGATAATGTACATCTTTTCAATGAGTCACATTATTTCAACTAACTGGGAGACAGATTTCCCCAAAGAAGAACCACAACCATAAAGACATGTAATGTATTAAATATATCCCgtcccccccctccatctcttcataTATGTTCAGTATTTTTCTGTGAATGAACATCTTAATTTATGTTTTGATTCAATAAAAATATTCAGGAAAGCACCTTGTGAACTTATCTCATGACACTCCATAGAGAGAAAAAACATTTTGTATTTGTGTAGTTACTCATCTTATTTAAGACCGGACTAATTTAGTAATAAgcaatgtgtcatgtttgtcatttattatcatgtcttgtccctgtgctccccattctattcgtttccctctgctggtcttattaggttctttccctctttctatccctctctctccccctccctctctcactctctcgctctctcttctctctatcgttccgttcctgctcccagctgttcctattcccctaatcaatcatttagtcttcccacacctgttcccgatcctttcccctgattagagtccctatttttcctttgtgttccgttcctgtcctgtcggttccttgtttagaattcaccgtgctgtgattgtgtatcgccctgtcgtgtcgtgttttcctcagatgctgcgtggtgagcaggttctgagtctgtctggttcaagtgccttcccgaaacctgctgttcacctgctgttcaagatcgagtctccagtttgtcctcgtcatttcgagtgaaagttgtttttttgtttgtacttactttactggattaaagactctgttttcgccaagtcgcttttgggtcctctttcacctgcatgacacaatgTATGAATATCATGTACACAAATGCTTTCATCTGAACACATCAATAGAAAAACAATAGCCATTGTCTTCTATTGCAGCAAAAATGTCatcatctacactacattaccaaacgtatgtggacaactgctcatcgaacatctcattccaaaatcatgggtattaatatttAGTTGCCCCCCCCCttctgctgctataacagcctccactagatgttagaacattcctgaggggacttgcttccaatcagccataagagcattagtgaggtcggcactgatgttgggcgattaggcctggcttgcagtcggcgttacaatttatcccaaaggtgttcgatggggttgaggtcagggctctgtgcaggccagtcaagcaattccacactgatctcaacaaaccattttttATGGACCTCAATTtatgcatgggggcattgtcatgctgaaacaggaaagagccttccccatactgatgccacaaagttggaagcacagaatcatctagaattgTATTGTAGTATAAAGATTTCccatcactggaactaagggacctagcccgaaccatgaaaaacagcccgagaacattattcctcttccaccaaaatgtacagctggcactatgcattcgggcaggtagcattctcctggcatctgccaaacccagatacCTCCTTTGaactgtcagatggtgaagcatgattaatcactccagagaacgggaatgggtttccactgctccagagcccAATGGCGGTGAgcgttacaccactccagccaacactttgcaatggtgatcttaggcttgtgtgcggctactcggccatggaaacccatttcatgaaactctgacaaacagttattgtgctgatgttgcttctgatccaaccgaggacagacaatttacAGAGGACAGATGATATTTACGCGCTACACGcttcctgttctgtgagcttgtgtggcataccacttctcgttgtttctcctagacttgaccagggcagctctagcagggcagaaatttgacaaactgacttgttggaaaggtggcatcctatgatggtgccacgttgaaagtcactgagctctttgattgtatacatctgtcagcaagtagtgtggctgaaatagcagaatccgctaatttgaaggggtgtccacgtacttttgtatatatagtgtttcaCCAACCAAGAACTGTCAAATCAACAGAAGATCTTTAAGTAAGTATAAAACCAGAGGAATTTCAATTTTTCAGTTGTCTCTGCTAAGATCAAAAATGAGCAAATATTGCATGTATAATTTCTATTCCAAAGTATTGTGGTTTCTCCATTCAAACACCTGGGTTTCCAAGCTTCTGAATAAAGTCAAATTTGCACAATACTCATAAGGCATGTAcgatatccccgagctgacagagtaaaaatctgtcgttctgcccatgagcaaggcagttaacccactgttccccgggcaccgaagatgtggatgttgattaagacaattcccgcacctctctgattcagaggttttgggttaaatgaggaagacacatttcaactgaaggcattcagttgtacaactaactAGGACCCCCCTTTCCCTTATATCAGATATGGGCTTTGGTGGTATGTTTTTAAGTCtctggaggaggagaaagagttGGCAGTGGCACATGGGACAATGTGCCTTGTGTTGTGTGAGGTACTGTACTGCCCTCTTGTGGAATCAGAGTATAGAATGATGGGGCTGGTTAGAAAGGTAAAACCACGACGTTTTTACCCCAAGTGAAAAAAATGTAACAGAAAAGGCAAAAAAAACGTATAAGTGTAACAATCCATTTTACATTATGGGCCCATGGATTTGCAGAACAAAATAAAGTGGCAAAGGCTAACAAAATACATTAATTTCCAATAATGTAACAATAATGTTAATGAAGAACAGGCTTACTGCTAATGTATATAGATAGAGCAGCGCAAAATCATGGCAGCACCAAAAAATTATAGCAGCGAAAATGATTAAATGTGATTTCGAACCACACAAACCACCACCTCTGTCTTGACTGCACTACAAATCCCACCATCATCAGCGCATGCCCACCGGCATGCGCTCCAATTTTTTGACGTCTTCAACCCTAGAACCAGACGGGATCAAAAACAAGAAGCTAGCTGGCTTTCAAACTGGTATGCAGGTTGTTATAGCTTCGTCCGAATTTATAACGTAGCTAAGGACATTCAAATAGAAGTAAGATATAAGTGAAACAAACGTCAATGATACACGAGCGTCGGATAGGAACGGAGGGCAACTTTTTCCCGGAAAGGTGGGAATTTGTTTTCATTTGATTTTGTTGGCTAACGCTAGCTTAACCTAATAACGTTACTGTACGTTAGCCAACAACAGTCGCAAGACTCCTTCCTGGACTTGTCGAAGTTGCAAAGCTAGGtaactagccagctagctgaAAATACATAATCGGGATAACAAGCTCCTTCCTATATCTCGAAAGCCATTTTCTTTTGTTTCGCAGTAGCTACTATACACTGTTCCTCGTTCGTTCTTTGTAGCTGGACCCTCCTTAAATCAAAATCATGGCGTGTGGAGCGACCCTGAAAAGAACCATGGAGTTTGATCCATTGATGAGTCCGACGTCGCCTAAAAGGAGAAGGTGTATCCCGGTTTCcccatcatcctcctcatccccACGGAAATACCTTCGCATGGAGCCGTCACCATTTGGAGAGGTGTCGTCAAGACTATCAGCTGGTAATTAACGTTAAACTAATAAACCCAATTTGGTACCATACATCTAACGTTAGCTACCCAGGCCAGTGTGCTAGCTTTCTGCATTGCCAGCTAACCCGTAACTTAGCATACTATTTTCCAAGACCATATTAGATGTTAGCCAATAGTTAGGTAGATATGCTGCAATAACATGAGTAACTATCTTGAAAAGATAACATGATGTCGATATAGCATGTTGACATTgggaagatctcaattgcatacttcTTGCAACCTCTGAGACCGCAgactttctcatccaatgggttttgagaaggagacgaggagagcGGACGCGAGGtgtatgcaattgagatcttcccATGGTGTCATCTTGACCCTTTTTGTGTTACACAGCATAATAGGAGCTATAAGGATTGCACTATAACGTGAGGCCTCCATTAGATGTGACAAGTTGTTTGACTAACTTCCTCCCTGAATGATTTTGACTCATTCTGTGTACTATCTCATTCAAGAGAAAATTCTGAACAACATCAAGCAGGAGTACAAGCGCATTCAGAAGAGAAAACACATTGATGGAGTTTACCAACAGACAGAGGGTTGCTACTCCCCAGAGGCTCCACCCCCTCTAGGTGGATCCAGTATGCCAGGtttgttgtagtgtactgttagccTAGCCAGGTTCAATGTCGGTCCTTGAGGGCCAAAAACACTTCTTGTTTTCATCTTCTGCTTCTGAGAGACTActtcagacctgggacaccagttgAGTGCAATTAACTACCAGGTAGAAACAAAAAACAGAGGTGTTTTGGCCTTCCAGGACCAGAATTGAACAGCTTCAAATCCTAAACctaggtgaggaggagagatgcAGAGTGCGGAATGaactagacccccccccccattcaccTCATTTCTCTCCTCGTGTCATCTGCAGGCACATCGGCTGGAGGTTCTTCTCCATCAAGGAAAGAACAGCCCTTATTTACTCTTAGACAAGTTGGAATTATTTGTGAACGTCTACTGAAGGAGCGTGAAGATAAAGTTCGGGAGGAATATGAGGAGACCATGACTTCCAAGTTGGCAGGTGTGGACTGTCAAAATACAGGATTCAGAAAGTGCAACGTAAGGTGGTATGTGATTTTTACAG
This sequence is a window from Oncorhynchus gorbuscha isolate QuinsamMale2020 ecotype Even-year linkage group LG17, OgorEven_v1.0, whole genome shotgun sequence. Protein-coding genes within it:
- the LOC124002107 gene encoding cannabinoid receptor type 1A-like; its protein translation is MKSALDGIADTTFRTMTTGLQYLGSNDVSYDDPSIDSGFAKTGFHLQKTHSAPLSNSFPVQVPGDKALIYNGNSIYPTNFSEMLGNGTRWEVGGSLQCGENVVDMECFMILTPSQQLVVAVMALTLGTFTVLENLIVLCVILHSHILRCRPSYHFIGSLAVADLLGSVIFVYSFLDFHVLHRKDSPNVFLFKLSGVIASFTASVGSLFLTAIDRYISIHRPMAYKRIVTKNKAVIAFCMMWTISIVIAILPLLGWNCKQLNSVCSDIFPLIDEKYLMFWIGMTSVLLLFIIYAYMFILWKAHHHTVRMMSRSSQKSIIVYTADGTKAQTMRPEQTRMDIRLAKTLVLILVVLIICWGPVLAIMVYDLFWKMNNVIKTVFAFCSMLCLLNSTVNPVIYALRSKDLRRAFLNICRTCRGSSQPLDNSAESDCHSRSIKGTAYKSTASYANTTVKVAKVTLSVSAEMV
- the LOC124001601 gene encoding akirin-2-like, which gives rise to MACGATLKRTMEFDPLMSPTSPKRRRCIPVSPSSSSSPRKYLRMEPSPFGEVSSRLSAEKILNNIKQEYKRIQKRKHIDGVYQQTEGCYSPEAPPPLGGSSMPGTSAGGSSPSRKEQPLFTLRQVGIICERLLKEREDKVREEYEETMTSKLAEQYDTFVKFTHDQLMRRFGEQPASYVS